TGCCCGGGTTGCTGCATGAGTCGTCGCACGTGAACGGTTTACGGGCCTCCACGCCCGCCCCTCCCGCCCCCTGATCGTCAGGAGTTTCTGGTGTTGCAACTCGATGGTCGTTCGTTGCGCATTGCCGATGTGCTGGCCGTTGCCGACCGGCGTGTGCCGGTCTCGCTGTCGCCGGAAGCCCGCAGCCGTATGGATGCCACGCGCCGCGTGGTGCAATCGGCGGTGGATCGGGGTGAACCCGTGTACGGCATCAACACCGGCTTCGGCAAACTCTCCGAAGTGACGATTGCCACGCCGCAACTGGCGGCGCTGCAGCGCAACCTGGTACGCAGCCATGCCGCCGGGGTGGGGGATGCGCTGCCCGAACGCGAAGTGCGCGCGATGATGCTGTTGCGGGCCAATGTGCTGGCCACCGGATACGCGGGCGCGCGGGCCTCGGTGGTGGAGCGCCTGCTGGCCATGCTCAATGCCGGCGTCTGGCCGGTGGTGCCCGAGCAGGGCAGCGTGGGTGCGAGCGGAGATCTGGCGCCGCTGGCGCACCTCGCGCTGGCGCTCATCGGGGAAGGGCCTGCCCGACTGGGCGAGCGGGAAGGCCCCGCCGTGGAATTGCTCCAGGCCGTGGGGCTCGAACCGGTGGTGCTGGAAGCCAAGGAAGGGCTGGCGCTTATCAACGGCACACAGGCGCACACGGCGGTGGCCTCGCTGGCCGCCGCCGAACTCACGACGCTGTGGCGGACGGCGCACGTGGCGACGGCCATGAGCCTGGAGGCGCTGCTGGGCACCCCGGACGCCTTCGATGCGCGTATCCAGGATGCACGCGGGCAGGTGGGACAGTCGGAATCGGCGGCGCTGCTGC
The nucleotide sequence above comes from Gemmatimonas aurantiaca. Encoded proteins:
- the hutH gene encoding histidine ammonia-lyase translates to MLQLDGRSLRIADVLAVADRRVPVSLSPEARSRMDATRRVVQSAVDRGEPVYGINTGFGKLSEVTIATPQLAALQRNLVRSHAAGVGDALPEREVRAMMLLRANVLATGYAGARASVVERLLAMLNAGVWPVVPEQGSVGASGDLAPLAHLALALIGEGPARLGEREGPAVELLQAVGLEPVVLEAKEGLALINGTQAHTAVASLAAAELTTLWRTAHVATAMSLEALLGTPDAFDARIQDARGQVGQSESAALLRTLLSNSEIRESHRYGDPRVQDAYALRCVPQVHGPALDTLRFARGIIERELNAATDNPLVLDTGELLSGGNFHGQAVGMVSDFLAIICANLAVISERRTDRVVHPDFNQGLPPFLAAQPGVESGHMMSQVTAAALASECKALAHPASVDSIPTDGNKEDVVPMAMGAATRLRRSVRNLRHVLAIELLIAAEGLEYRRPLRSSAAVEQAHAIVRQYVARADGDRPPGPDITRLAGAIASGVFDDLTSSVVL